A genomic segment from Callithrix jacchus isolate 240 chromosome 8, calJac240_pri, whole genome shotgun sequence encodes:
- the TMEM229B gene encoding transmembrane protein 229B isoform X2: MASAEPLTALSRWYLYAIHGYFCEVMFTAAWEFVVNLNWKFPGVTSVWALFIYGTSILIVERMYLRLRGRCPLLLRCLIYTLWTYLWEFTTGFILRQFNACPWDYSQFDFDFMGLITLEYAVPWFCGALIMEQFIIRNTLRLRFDKDAEPGEPSGALALANGHVKTD; this comes from the coding sequence ATGGCGTCTGCCGAGCCCCTGACGGCGCTGTCCCGCTGGTATCTGTACGCCATCCACGGCTACTTCTGCGAGGTGATGTTCACGGCGGCCTGGGAGTTCGTGGTGAACTTGAACTGGAAGTTCCCAGGGGTCACGAGCGTGTGGGCCCTTTTCATTTACGGCACCTCCATACTCATCGTGGAGCGCATGTACCTGCGGCTGCGCGGCCGCTGCCCGCTGCTCCTGCGCTGCCTCATCTACACGCTCTGGACCTACCTGTGGGAGTTCACCACCGGCTTCATCCTGCGCCAGTTCAACGCCTGCCCCTGGGACTACTCCCAGTTCGACTTTGACTTCATGGGCCTCATCACCCTGGAGTACGCCGTGCCCTGGTTCTGCGGGGCCCTCATCATGGAGCAGTTCATCATCCGCAACACCCTCCGCCTCCGCTTTGACAAGGACGCCGAGCCCGGGGAGCCCAGTGGCGCCCTAGCTCTGGCCAATGGCCACGTCAAGACTGACTGA
- the TMEM229B gene encoding transmembrane protein 229B isoform X1 — MSELQGRRQSWETFGVIQPAPVGAMASAEPLTALSRWYLYAIHGYFCEVMFTAAWEFVVNLNWKFPGVTSVWALFIYGTSILIVERMYLRLRGRCPLLLRCLIYTLWTYLWEFTTGFILRQFNACPWDYSQFDFDFMGLITLEYAVPWFCGALIMEQFIIRNTLRLRFDKDAEPGEPSGALALANGHVKTD, encoded by the exons ATGAGTGAATTACAAGGAAGAAGGCAAAGCTGGGAGACCTTTGGAGTCATCCAG CCAGCCCCAGTCGGCGCCATGGCGTCTGCCGAGCCCCTGACGGCGCTGTCCCGCTGGTATCTGTACGCCATCCACGGCTACTTCTGCGAGGTGATGTTCACGGCGGCCTGGGAGTTCGTGGTGAACTTGAACTGGAAGTTCCCAGGGGTCACGAGCGTGTGGGCCCTTTTCATTTACGGCACCTCCATACTCATCGTGGAGCGCATGTACCTGCGGCTGCGCGGCCGCTGCCCGCTGCTCCTGCGCTGCCTCATCTACACGCTCTGGACCTACCTGTGGGAGTTCACCACCGGCTTCATCCTGCGCCAGTTCAACGCCTGCCCCTGGGACTACTCCCAGTTCGACTTTGACTTCATGGGCCTCATCACCCTGGAGTACGCCGTGCCCTGGTTCTGCGGGGCCCTCATCATGGAGCAGTTCATCATCCGCAACACCCTCCGCCTCCGCTTTGACAAGGACGCCGAGCCCGGGGAGCCCAGTGGCGCCCTAGCTCTGGCCAATGGCCACGTCAAGACTGACTGA